The genomic interval GTACGACAGGAACGTCGGGATCTCCGCGCCGCCCGCCGGCAGCGCACCGATCGGGAACCCGAACGCCGTCCCGCGCAGCCACGGCTTCCACGAACGACGCCAGTCCGACTTGCCCATCCACGGCCGGCCGACCGGGATCACCGTGCCCGGGTTCCGCCGCAGGTGTGCCGCGACCCAGAGCGCCTCGCCGACCGCGAAGATGCCGACGGCAACCACTACGACATCGATGCCGTCGGCAAGCTGTGGTACGCCGAAGGTGAGCCGCTGCTGGCCGGTGACCTTGTCGATCCCGACCAGCCCGATCACCAGCCCGAGCAGCAACGCCGCAAAACCCCGGATCCGTGACGATCCGAGCACCGACGTCGCACCGGCGAACGCGAGCAGCATGATCGCCAGATAGTCCGGCGCACCTAGGCTGATCGCGAACTTCACCACCTGCGGCGCAACCAGCACCAGCAGCAGCGTCCCGATGGTCCCGGCCACGAACGATCCGATCGCCGCCGTCGCCAGTGCCTGCGCGGCCCTTCCGGCGCGGGCCATCTTGTTGCCTTCGATCGCCGTCACCACCGATGACGACTCGCCTGGGGTGTTCAACAGGATCGACGTGGTCGAACCGCCGTACATGCCGCCGTAGAAGATGCCGGCGAACATGATGAACGCCTGCACCGGCTCGAGGCCGTACGTGACCGGCAGCAGCAGCGCGACCGTCATCGCCGGCCCGATCCCGGGCAGTACGCCGACCGCCGTACCGACGGTGACGCCGAGCAGCGCGAGCAGCAGATTGATCGGGGTCAGGACATCTGCGAATCCTTGCAGGAGCTCCATCACAAGATCCCTTGCAGTACGCCGGCCGGCAGGTTCACGCCGAGCCCGATCGCGAACGCGTAGAACGTGATCAGCGCCAGCGCGGCCGCGATGAACAGGTTGCGGATGTGGTGCCGGCTGCCGAGCGCGAACGCGGATCCCCAGAACAGCAGGGTTCCGCTGATCACCCAGCCCAGCGGCTCGATCAGCGCGAGGTTGACCACGAAGGCTCCGACGAGCAGCAGAACCGTCTTCCAGTCCACCGGCAGCGTCGGGTCGACGTCCTCACCCGCTTCGGCTTCACCGGTGCCGCCGCGGGCCACGTCGACGGCGTACAGGACGGCGACGACGAGCAGCAGTACGCCGAGCACCATCGGAACCGGCTTCGGGCCGATCGGATCGTTGCTGTTGGCAATGTGCCGGAGCCGGGCGGCGTCGACGATCACCAGGACGCCGACCACCGCCAGGAACCCGCAGACGCCGTACTGCGCACGATCCGGCCGCCGGGTAGCGGCCTCGGTCATGCCGCCAGGCCCAGCTTGGTCAGGATGTCGGCGACGGCCTTGTCCTGGTCGGTGAGGAACTTGCCGAACTCGTCCCCGGTCACGAACGCGTCGGTCCAGCCGTGCTTGGCCAGCTCGGACTTCCACTCCGCGGACTCGTGCATCTTCGTCAGCGCGTCGATCCAGACCTTCTTGTCCGCGTCGCTGATCCCCGGCGGCGCGACGATGCCACGCCAGTTCGTGAACACCAGGTCGATCCCGGACCCCTTCAGCGTCGGCACGTCCTTCAATGCGTCGATCGGCTTCTCGCTCGTCACCGCGAGGACCCGCACCTGACCGCTCTGGACCTGGTCCAGGAATTCGCCGAATCCGCTGGCGCCGAACGCGATCTTGCTCCCCAGCAGCGCGGGCAGCAGTTCGCCGCCGCCGTCGTACGAGACGAAGTTGACGTCCTTCGGGTCGATGCCGACGGTCTGCGCGAGCTGCATCGGCAGCAGGTGGTCCGGTCCGCCCGGCGACGAACCGCCGCCGACCGCCATGCCTTTCGGGTTCGCCTTCCAGGCCGTGACCAGGTCGCCGATCGTCTTGTACGGCGAGTTCTTCGGTACGACGATCGCACCGGCCTCCTCGACCAGCTTCGCCAGCGGGGTGGTCTGGGTCAGCGTCGCCTTCGACTTCGAGGTGTACGTCGCGCCGACCACGCCGAGCCCCATCTGCAGGGCGAGCTTGCCGTTGCCCTTCTCGTTCACGGTCCGCTGCAGGCCGACCGTGCCGCCGGCGCCGGGCAGGTTGAAGACCTGTACGCCGGTCGCGATCTTCGCGTCGTCCATCACCTTCGCGGCGACCCGGGCGGTGGTGTCGTACCCGCCGCCGGCCGCGTTCGGCACCATCAGCCGCAGACCGGTGGCGGGCTTGCCGCTGTCGGCGTTCGTGGTGCCGGATTTGTCCGCGGTCGCGCCGCAGGCGGTCGCGCCGGCCAGCGCGAACACTGCTGTGGTGATCCAGAGCATCGGCCTCATGGCGGTGTCCTTTTCGATGGGGATCAGGTGGCGACGATCGTGGACCTCCGGCGGGTACGGCGTCTGCGTTGTGGCCGCAGCGGTAGTTGAGTTCATTGTGGTCACAGGCGGAATCTGGGTGAAGTGTGGCACTCGGGCGCCGCAGCGGTGATCATGCGGCAGGACCTTATGGGAGGTGACTATGGCCGTCAGGCGTCCGACCTTGGCCGGGCAGCTGCTCGTGCTGCAGTTGGCGATCGTCGTGGTTGTGCTCGTCGCCGTCGCCGCGGTCTCGCTGGCCCAGTCCGCCGCCACGTTCAACCGGGTCGAGGGTCGCCGGGTGACCGCGCTGGCCGAGCAGCTCTCCGGGAACCAGACGCTGCGGTTCGGCATCCGGCACCCCGCGCCCGCGGAGGTCCTCGCACCGTTGCTGCAGACAACGTTGACGCAGTCCGGCGTCACCTCGATCACCGTCGCCGACGCGCAGGGCCGGATCATCGCGGCCACGAACCCGACCACCATCGGCAGCTCGTTGACGCTCGGTGATGCCTGGGTGGCCGAGGGCCGCGGGTGGTCCGGCGAGTTGCGGCTCGGCGACGGGAAAGAGCTGGTCTCGCAGGTCCCGGTGCTCAGCCAGGGCACC from Kribbella sp. NBC_00709 carries:
- a CDS encoding Bug family tripartite tricarboxylate transporter substrate binding protein, encoding MRPMLWITTAVFALAGATACGATADKSGTTNADSGKPATGLRLMVPNAAGGGYDTTARVAAKVMDDAKIATGVQVFNLPGAGGTVGLQRTVNEKGNGKLALQMGLGVVGATYTSKSKATLTQTTPLAKLVEEAGAIVVPKNSPYKTIGDLVTAWKANPKGMAVGGGSSPGGPDHLLPMQLAQTVGIDPKDVNFVSYDGGGELLPALLGSKIAFGASGFGEFLDQVQSGQVRVLAVTSEKPIDALKDVPTLKGSGIDLVFTNWRGIVAPPGISDADKKVWIDALTKMHESAEWKSELAKHGWTDAFVTGDEFGKFLTDQDKAVADILTKLGLAA
- a CDS encoding tripartite tricarboxylate transporter TctB family protein, whose amino-acid sequence is MTEAATRRPDRAQYGVCGFLAVVGVLVIVDAARLRHIANSNDPIGPKPVPMVLGVLLLVVAVLYAVDVARGGTGEAEAGEDVDPTLPVDWKTVLLLVGAFVVNLALIEPLGWVISGTLLFWGSAFALGSRHHIRNLFIAAALALITFYAFAIGLGVNLPAGVLQGIL
- a CDS encoding tripartite tricarboxylate transporter permease; the encoded protein is MELLQGFADVLTPINLLLALLGVTVGTAVGVLPGIGPAMTVALLLPVTYGLEPVQAFIMFAGIFYGGMYGGSTTSILLNTPGESSSVVTAIEGNKMARAGRAAQALATAAIGSFVAGTIGTLLLVLVAPQVVKFAISLGAPDYLAIMLLAFAGATSVLGSSRIRGFAALLLGLVIGLVGIDKVTGQQRLTFGVPQLADGIDVVVVAVGIFAVGEALWVAAHLRRNPGTVIPVGRPWMGKSDWRRSWKPWLRGTAFGFPIGALPAGGAEIPTFLSYATEKKLSKHPEEFGHGAIEGVAGPEAANNASAAGTLVPMLALGLPTNATAAVMLAAFTSYGIQPGPLLFQREPKLVWALIASLFIGNLMLLLLNLPLAPAWAKLLQIPRPYLYAGIIFFASMGAYAVNAQPLDLLLLLLLGLLGFGMRRFGLPVLPLIIGVILGPIAERQARMALQLSNGDASGLVGGPVAYVIYAAILLMIAWPLLAKLRRKIMTKDVVYSGRQ